The following DNA comes from Enterocloster bolteae.
TCTTCAATCAGAGAAGAAAAGTCACTGACATTACGGCTGATACGGTCAAGGCGGTAACAAACAACATATTCTGGTTTGTTTAGTTTTATATCACGGAGCATTTTCTGAAATTGCGGTCTGTTCGTATTTTTTGCAGAAAAGCCTTCGTCTTCATAAACGACAATTTCCGCCTTATCTGATTCGGGGATTTTGGCTGAAATATACTCCCTGCACATTTCAATCTGGTTTTCAACGCTTTCCCCTTTACCCGTATATACCGATTTACGGCTGTATATATAGATTCTCAAAGATTACTCACCATCCTTTTTTTGCTCAACATAGTCAGACAGAATTTTGGCGCATAAGTTGGAAAAGGTACGCTTATCCTCTTTTGCCACTTTATCTAACTGCTGTTTTAATTCCTTT
Coding sequences within:
- a CDS encoding ribbon-helix-helix domain-containing protein; amino-acid sequence: MENLAVSKNNIRVPITIPKELKQQLDKVAKEDKRTFSNLCAKILSDYVEQKKDGE